A DNA window from Melanotaenia boesemani isolate fMelBoe1 chromosome 6, fMelBoe1.pri, whole genome shotgun sequence contains the following coding sequences:
- the chd4b gene encoding chromodomain-helicase-DNA-binding protein 4 isoform X3, producing MSCSEDEREDFGAAEQHTLIHDEDEPEDAVSDVDEVPKSKKKKKAKKSNRESRSSKRQRPIREELPVSSPEQIIGLEAVERDADEGGMRSESEGSDYAPGRKKKKRSSSAKDKKKGGGAGEKGTSKSKRKDPDPDDDDDDEDDCQPKSSTQLLEAWGMKDIDHVFTQEDYSSLTNYKAFSQFVRPLIAAKNPKIAVSKMMTLMMAKWREFSTNNPLKGCATANAALAAANVAAAVENMVVSGTDGGAETASPASAPAPPPPAAALTPAAPPAPPLRKAKTKEGKGPNARRRSKPTPKPAPKQKPKKVAPLKIKLGGLNSKRKRSSSDEDELDADSDFDDGNFSVSDGSSRSSRPKKKAKSAKKKKKVETEDGDGYETDHQDYCEVCQQGGEIILCDTCPRAYHMVCLDPDMEKAPEGKWSCPHCEKEGIQWEARDDLSEAEGEDDDDRRDDGLEEEDDHHIEFCRVCKDGGELLCCDTCPSSYHIHCLNPPLPEIPNGEWICPRCKCPPMKGKVQKVLTWRWGDPPAPMPVPRPADLPADAPDPPPMVGRREREFFVKWCNMSYWHCSWVKELQLELNCQVMFRNYQRKTDMDEPPPVDFGGEGDDDKSTKRKHKDPLFVHMEEEFLRFGIKMEWLMIHRVLNHSVDKKNNVHYLIKWRDLPYDQSTWESEDMDIPEFDTYKQTYWNHRELMMGEEGRPGKKLKKPVKVKKAERPPANPVIDPTSKFDRQPDYLDSTGGTLHPYQLEGLNWLRFSWAQATDTILADEMGLGKTVQTAVFLYSLYKEGHSKGPFLVSAPLSTIINWEREFEMWAPDMYVVTYVGDKDSRAVIRENEFSFEGNAIRGGKKASKMKKDSPVKFHVLLTSYELITIDQAVLGSIEWACLVVDEAHRLKNNQSKFFRVLNNYSLQHKLLLTGTPLQNNLEELFHLLNFLTPERFNNLEGFLEEFADIAKEDQIKKLHDMLGPHMLRRLKADVFKHMPSKTELIVRVELSPMQKKYYKFILTRNFEALNTRGGGNQVSLLNVVMDLKKCCNHPYLFPAAATEAPKLPNGMYEGTALTKASGKLMLLHKMMKKLKEGGHRVLVFSQMTKMLDLLEDFLENEGYKYERIDGGVTGNMRQEAIDRFNAPGAQQFAFLLSTRAGGLGINLASADTVIIYDSDWNPHNDIQAFSRAHRIGQNRKVMIYRFVTKASVEERITQVAKKKMMLTHLVVRPGLGSKTGSMSKQELDDILKFGTEELFKDEVGDGDNKEDDSSVIHYDDQAISRLLDRNQDATEDTELQSMNEYLSSFKVAQYVVKDEDDEEEEVEREVIKQEESVDPDYWEKLLRHHYEQQQEDLARNLGKGKRTRKPVNYNDGSQEDRDWQEDQSDNQSDYSVASEEGDEDFDERTEANARRPNRKGLRNDRDKPLPPLLARVGGNIEVLGFNARQRKAFLNAVMRYGMPPQDAFTNQWLVRDLRGKSEKEFKAYVSLFMRHLCEPGADGAETFADGVPREGLSRQHVLTRIGVMSLIRKKVQEFEHVNGQWSMPWMAELEENKRAAALAAGEDPKTPSTGTPADTQPNTPIPEDLSKTEDKEDMKKEGEDGKAAKKADDPEIIEIPDESEKSPVLEKKEDSAVEKEEKHEERDEVKKENEDKDEVEKSSVAVEKGISTNNKGEDLEGKINLEEDKSKAEEGKDEKMDITSPTEEKKEQKEEKDNVKTEESGRLQNGENTKEGGTAAPVVNISEEKKKATKQRFMFNIADGGFTELHSLWQNEERAATVTKKTFEIWHRRHDYWLLAGIIQHGYARWQDVQNDVRFAIINEPFKGEMSRGNFLEIKNKFLARRFKLLEQALVIEEQLRRAAYLNMTEDPAHPSMALNTRFSEVECLAESHQHLSKESMSGNKPANAVLHKVLKQLEELLSDMKADVTRLPATIARIPPVAVRLQMSERNILSRLASRGPEVTSQNQSQTSQQLQVQR from the exons ATGTCGTGCAGCGAGGATGAGAGGGAAGACTTTGGAGCCGCAGAGCAGCATACACTTATTCACG ATGAGGACGAGCCGGAGGATGCTGTCTCTGACGTAGACGAGGTACCCAAgtcgaagaagaagaagaaagcgaAGAAGAGCAACCGCGAGAGCAGGAGCAGCAAGAGGCAGAGACCCATCAGAGAG GAGTTGCCAGTCAGCTCCCCAGAGCAAATCATTGGACTGGAGGCAGTGGAGAGGGATGCAGATGAGGGAGGCATGCGGTCAGAGAGTGAAGGAAGTGATTATGCCCCtgggaggaaaaagaagaaacgcTCAAGCTCTgccaaagacaaaaagaaaggaggtgGGGCAGGAGAGAAAGGAACTTCAAAGAGCAAACGTAAAGATCCAGACCCAGATGATGACGATGACGATGAAGATGATTGCCAG CCTAAAAGCTCCACCCAGCTGCTAGAAGCCTGGGGCATGAAAGACATTGACCATGTCTTTACTCAGGAAGACTACAGCTCCCTTACAAACTACAAGGCATTCAGCCAATTTGTTAG GCCTTTAATTGCAGCAAAAAACCCTAAAATTGCAGTGTCCAAGATGATGACTTTAATGATGGCTAAATGGCGAGAATTCAGCACAAATAACCCTTTAAAG GGTTGTGCCACTGCAAATGCAGCCCTGGCAGCTGCTAATGTAGCTGCAGCTGTGGAGAACATGGTGGTTTCAGGGACTGATGGAGGGGCAGAGACTGCTTCCCCTGCATctgctcctgctcctcctcctcctgctgctgctctaaCACCTGCCGCACCTCCAGCACCTCCACTCCGAAAAGCCAAAACCAAAGAAGGAAAAG GTCCGAATGCTCGTAGGAGGTCAAAACCTACACCTAAGCCTGCTCCTAAACAGAAACCCAAGAAGGTGGCTCCACTGAAAATCAAACTAGGGGGCCTAAATAGCAAAAGGAAGCGCTCCTCT AGCGATGAAGATGAACTTGATGCTGATAGTGACTTTGATGACGGGAATTTCTCAGTGTCAGATGGCTCCAGTCGCAGCAGCCGACCTAAGAAGAAGGCTAAGagtgcaaagaaaaagaagaaag TagaaacagaagatggagatggCTATGAGACTGACCACCAGGACTACTGTGAGGTGTGCCAGCAGGGAGGAGAAATAATTTTGTGTGACACCTGTCCCAGAGCTTATCACATGGTCTGTCTGGACCCTGACATGGAGAAGGCACCTGAGGGCAAGTGGAGTTGTCCACACTGT GAGAAGGAGGGAATTCAGTGGGAGGCAAGAGATGATCTGTCCGAAGCTGAAGGGGAAGATGACGACGACAGGAGAGATGATGggctggaggaggaagatgatcatCACATTGAGTTTTGCCGTGTGTGTAAGGACGGCGGAGAGCTGCTTTGCTGTGACACCTGCCCCTCCTCCTACCACATCCACTGCCTCAACCCTCCTCTCCCTGAGATCCCCAATGGAGAGTGGATCTGCCCCCGTTGCAAG TGTCCACCGATGAAAGGCAAAGTGCAGAAGGTTTTAACATGGCGCTGGGGGGATCCACCCGCACCCATGCCTGTCCCTCGGCCTGCTGACCTGCCTGCTGACGCACCTGATCCCCCTCCAATGGTTGGGCGCCGAGAGAGGGAGTTCTTTGTGAAATGGTGCAATATGTCCTACTGGCACTGCTCCTGGGTGAAGGAGCTACAG TTGGAGCTGAATTGCCAGGTGATGTTCCGTAACTATCAGAGGAAGACAGACATGGATGAACCACCACCTGTAGACTTTGGAGGAGAGGGTGACGATGACAAGAGCACCAAGAGGAAGCACAAAGACCCTCTCTTTGTCCACATGGAAGAGGAGTTTTTACGCTTTGGAATCAAGATGGAGTGGCTGATGATCCACCGCGTCCTTAACCACAG TGTTGATAAGAAGAACAACGTACATTATCTGATTAAATGGAGAGATCTTCCATATGACCAGTCAACCTGGGAGAGTGAAGACATGGACATTCCTGAGTTCGACACCTACAAACAGACTTACTGGAATCACAG AGAGCTAATGATGGGTGAGGAGGGCCGGCCTGGAAAGAAGCTCAAGAAGCCAGTCAAAGTCAAAAAGGCAGAGCGTCCACCTGCTAATCCAGTCATAGAT CCCACCAGTAAGTTTGATCGGCAGCCTGACTATCTAGACAGTACAGGAGGGACCTTGCATCCCTACCAGCTGGAGGGGTTGAACTGGCTGAGGTTTTCTTGGGCTCAGGCAACAGATACTATCCTTGCTGACGAGATGGGTTTAGGCAAAACTGTTCAGACTGCAGTCTTCCTCTACTCATTATATAAGGAG GGTCACTCCAAAGGTCCATTCCTGGTCAGCGCTCCTCTGTCCACCATCATTAACTGGGAGAGAGAGTTTGAGATGTGGGCACCTGACATGTATGTGGTCACTTATGTTGGTGACAAAGACAGCAGAGCTGTTATTAGAGAGAACGAATTCTCCTTTGAGGGAAATGCcatcagaggaggaaaaaaggcCTCAAAGATGAAG AAAGACTCACCAGTCAAGTTCCATGTTCTGCTTACGTCCTATGAGTTGATCACCATTGACCAGGCTGTGCTGGGCTCCATTGAATGGGCTTGTCTGGTTGTTGATGAAGcacacagactcaaaaacaACCAAtccaag TTCTTCCGAGTGTTGAACAACTACTCACTGCAACACAAGCTGCTGCTGACTGGTACTCCTCTTCAGAACAACCTGGAAGAGCTTTTTCATTTGTTGAACTTCTTGACTCCAGAGAGATTCAA tAACCTGGAAGGGTTCCTGGAGGAATTTGCAGACATTGCTAAAGAGGACCAGATTAAGAAACTTCATGACATGCTAGGACCACACATGCTCAGAAGGCTGAAGGCAGATGTCTTCAAACACATGCCTTCAAAGACAGAACTCATTGTCCGAGTGGAGCTGAGCCCCATGCAGAA GAAATACTATAAGTTTATTCTAACACGCAACTTTGAGGCACTGAACACTCGTGGTGGTGGAAACCAAGTCTCTCTTCTCAATGTTGTTATGGATCTGAAAAAGTGCTGCAATCACCCTTACCTCTTTCCAGCTGCTGCCACA GAGGCACCAAAACTTCCAAATGGCATGTATGAAGGCACTGCTTTGACCAAGGCTTCAGGGAAGCTGATGCTGCTTCACAAGATGATGAAAAAGCTGAAGGAGGGAGGCCACAGGGTTTTGGTTTTCTCCCAGATGACAAAAATGCTTGACCTGTTGGAAGACTTCCTGGAAAACGAAGGATACAAATACGAGAGAATTGATGGAGGAGTGACTGGCAACATGAGACAGGAGGCCATTGATCGTTTTAATG CTCCTGGTGCTCAGCAGTTTGCTTTCCTCCTCTCTACCAGAGCTGGCGGCTTGGGCATTAACCTTGCATCTGCTGACACAGTCATTATTTATGACTCTGACTGGAACCCCCACAATGACATCCAG GCATTCAGCAGAGCACATCGTATTGGCCAAAACCGGAAAGTGATGATTTATCGCTTTGTTACAAAAGCCTCTGTTGAAGAGAGGATCACACAG GTGgcaaagaagaagatgatgctTACTCATCTTGTTGTAAGACCTGGCCTCGGCTCTAAAACGGGTTCCATGTCAAAGCAGGAACTTGATGACATCCTTAAGTTTGGGACTGAAGAACTGTTCAAGGATGAAGTTGGAGATG GGGACAACAAAGAGGATGACAGCAGTGTGATCCACTACGATGACCAGGCGATTTCACGTTTGCTTGACAGAAACCAGGATGCCACGGAGGACACTGAGCTTCAGAGCATGAACGAATACCTCAGCTCTTTTAAGGTGGCCCAGTATGTGGtcaaagatgaagatgatgag gaggaggaggtggaacgtGAGGTGATCAAGCAGGAGGAGAGCGTTGATCCTGACTACTGGGAGAAGCTGCTCCGTCACCACTacgagcagcagcaggaagaccTCGCCCGAAACCTGGGCAAAGGCAAAAGAACTCGAAAACCAGTCAACTATAATGACGGTTCCCAGGAGGACCGAG ATTGGCAGGAGGATCAGTCAGACAACCAGTCAGATTACTCTGTGGCCTCAGAGGAGGGTGATGAGGACTTTGATGAACGAACTGAAG CAAATGCCCGCAGACCAAATCGTAAAGGTCTGAGGAATGACAGGGACAAACCTCTACCTCCACTTCTGGCCAGGGTTGGTGGGAACATCGAG GTGTTGGGCTTCAATGCACGGCAGAGGAAGGCTTTCTTGAACGCAGTTATGCGTTATGGGATGCCACCCCAGGATGCTTTCACCAACCAGTGGCTGGTCAGGGACCTGCGAGGGAAATCTGAGAAAGAATTCAA GGCCTACGTGTCTCTGTTTATGCGCCACCTTTGTGAGCCGGGTGCTGATGGAGCTGAGACTTTTGCTGATGGCGTCCCACGTGAGGGCCTGTCACGGCAACATGTGCTTACTCGCATTGGTGTGATGTCACTCATAAGGAAAAAG GTGCAAGAGTTCGAACATGTAAATGGTCAGTGGTCGATGCCCTGGATGGCTGAGCTGGAGGAGAACAAAAGGGCTGCAGCTTTGGCTGCAGGTGAAGACCCCAAAACCCCTTCGACTGGGACCcctgcagacacacagcccaACACTCCCATCCCAG AGGATTTGTCTAAAACAGAGGACAAAGAAGACATGAAAAAGGAGGGAGAGGATGGTAAAGCAGCTAAGAAGGCAGATGATCCAGAG ATAATTGAAATCCCAGATGAGTCTGAAAAATCCCCTGTtcttgaaaagaaagaagactcAGCTGTAGAGAAGGAGGAGAAACATGAGGAAAGAGATGAAGTTAAGAAGGAAAATGAAGATAAAGACGAGGTGGAAAAGTCTTCAGTAGCAGTAGAAAAGGGTATTTCTACCAACAACAAGGGTGAAGACTTAGAGGGCAAGATTAATTTAGAAGAGGACAAGTCCAAAG CTGAAGAGGGCAAAGATGAGAAGATGGACATTACCTCACccacagaggagaaaaaag agcaaaaagaagagaaggacAACGTGAAAACAGAAGAGTCTGGCAGACTGCAGAATGGCGAGAACACGAAGGAAGGAGGAACAGCTGCACCTGTGGTTAACATCAgcgaagagaagaagaaagccaCCAAGCAGAGGTTCATGTTCAACATTGCTGACGGAGGATTCACAG AACTTCACTCTCTGTGGCAGAACGAAGAGAGAGCTGCCACAGTTACTAAGAAGACTTTTGAGATTTGGCACCGTCGCCATGACTACTGGCTGTTGGCTGGAATCATACA ACATGGCTATGCTCGATGGCAAGATGTTCAGAATGATGTGCGGTTTGCCATCATCAATGAGCCCTTTAAAGGGGAGATGAGCAGAGGAAACTTCTTGGAGATCAAGAACAAGTTTCTGGCCCGCAGGTTCAAG TTATTGGAGCAGGCGTTAGTGATTGAAGAACAG